The Bacteriovorax sp. PP10 nucleotide sequence ATTTATTTAAAGTGTTCTGTCGTTAAAAAAGATTCTTAAAAAAAGAATAAAGTTCCAATATACTTTTCTGGTCGCTATCTAACAAACTTCAATCTTGATAGGTAAGATTGAAGTTTGTTGGTTTTTGATAGTTTTGACTTCGGGTAATTCAGGTACCCTTAGCTACTCTTGGCAGTTAAACTTCAATTCAGGACAGTTAAAGAGCAAAAAACTCCTTCTTATCAAATAAGTCAGGTATTTCTTTTTAGCTAAATACCTATCATCCGATTAGAGACCTATGAAGTGTCTCTATTTTTCAATAATTTTTCTTTTACTCGTCAACGTCTTGAACGCTGAGTGTATTAATTCAAAAGACGAATGTATCAATACAGCTGATAAAAACTTATGGGCCCAAAACTTAACGGGTATTGATCTTTATCGTGATAATTTTAAAGATCATCATAAAATTAAGATTGGTGTATGGGATTTGCCAACATCGATAGAGAAAGTGAAAGGGATTGGTCCTGATTTAAGAAAGAAATTGAATCAAGGAAATTTAAATTGGGAGAAGGCAAAGAAGCCTGATGCTCCTGAAGAGTTAGAACATGCATATCTTGTAAGTAATTTAATTGCAGGTGTGCCATCAATTAGTACTGGAAAGAGCGGAGTAATAACAAATATTGGTGTCATTGAAAATGATGGTGGTGGCTATAAAGCAATATTAGAAGATTTAAAAAAATACCCTGAACTCGTTCCTGATTTAGTTAATATCTCTCATGATAATAAGCCTTATGATTTTGATCCTGCGGCGAAAGAACTTAAAACCTATTTGAAAGATACTATTTTCATATGTTCTTCTGGAAATTATTATCCGAGCAAGGCCGATAGCGAAGGTGATTCACCATGTATATTTGTAGGCTCTATTGCTGACGATGGTCGAGTAAGTGAATTCTCGGCGGAAGGGAGATCTGTAAATATCTTAGCACCTGCTGATATAAGCATTATGAGCTTTGATGGAAAAGAACCAAGTAAATTTGGCGGGACAAGTGCAGCAAGTCCTTATGTTGCAGGAGTCGTCTCCGATTTTCTATCAGAAATATATCCTTTAAAGATAGACCGCAAGAAATTAGTAGAAATCTTAGACAAGACTTCTCTTAAAAATCAGCAGAATTTAAAATCAAGTTTCTCTAATGCTGGGATTATCAATTCATTTAAACTTCATGAAGTTGCACTTCGATTAAAATCTAATCCGGAATTAATTAATTCTGATTCACTTTTTGATTTCAGTAAGGAACTCAATAAGGATCTTATGAGTGCAGCAGTCTCTTTGGTGCAAATGGATTGTGTGAAAAGAAAAGAAGCTATAAAGTTTTTGCGAAAGGTATTTTTTCTTTCAGCGCAGAATTCAATTGAGCAAAAAGATGCAGCGAAGGCGCTATTGGCATTTGATGATAATTTAGTCGCGAATAAATCATTTTATGAGTCTTTTATAGAAAAGAATAAATTGGATCTTGGAGAGCTATATAAATCAGATGAGAGTACGCATTCAAGAATCGTCAGAAGTTTGTTTGATCTATTTCCAAGTGAAGATGTTATTAAAGGCCTAGAAAGTGACTTGAATAAATTGTCAGGATCGGCTTCTGTTGCACTGATGAAAGAATTGGCCAAAAGAAATATTCGAAAAGATCTAATTGAAAAAATAATGAAAGATTCTCCTGCGAAAATGGATAGTGGAATGTCATTGAAAGAATGGGGCGATTACTTAATAGAGCGCTTTATGAATGTTGAGAATATATAATTAATTTAAGCATTCATTTTAGATGATTACCAAGAGTAATAAAGGTTCCACAATGAAAATATGGAAATTAAAAATGAAAGATACCCGCGTTATTAAAACAGTTGCCGACACCTTAAGTGCATCACCTGATAAAGAATATAAGGATTATGTTAATTCTAGTTCTAAGAAATGCGCGGATGTTTTCGATTTTGTGAGGAGTGATGAATAAGATATGTTATTAAAACCATATGAAGATTATTCTAAACATGTAAATGATCTCTTTGTCATATTATCTAAAGAGCTTCGATCAATTCTACCAGATGCAAGAATCGAGCATATTGGATCTTCTGCAGTGCCAGGATCAATTTCAAAAGGTGATCTAGATGTATTTGTGGGAGTCGATCACTCTCACTTTAATCAAGCTTTATCTTTAATTAAATCCTTAGATTTCTATGAGAAAAAGGGGACTTTTCGTTCAGATGAGTTATGCATGCTTGTGACAGACAAGTTTAACTACGATGTGGCTGTTCAGTTAGTATCAAATGGATCAGAGTTTGAAGATTTTCTAAAATTTAGAGATCTACTCAAAACTAATGATGAGTTTGTGAAAGAGTACAACGAGGTAAAGTTGATGGCCCAGTATCTAGATGGGAATGAATACCGTCAAAAGAAGAGCATTTTTATTACAAAAATTTTAAATTCTTAAAGATACATATCTCTGTGATTCTATAGAGTATATCCAATTCATTCACATTTTTATGGGCTTCTCATTTGACTTCAAGTCAACTTGAAGTTGTATGATTTATTGTAACAGCAATCTAATACAACAAGAGGAGCCAAATGAATCAACAACAAATAAATCTTTTCTTTGATGATTTGAAATTATCTTGGAATAAACAAAATGAAGAAACCATTAAAGCTGGCAAGCATGTAATGGAAAAAATGTTAAAGAGGGAAGATCTAAAAAAATATTTAACTAATCAATCTGACAATCTTGCCAAAGGAATCGAGCTCTATCGAGACAGTGAGTTTGGTTTTATCCTGTTAGCTTATTCTGAAACAAAAGGCCTGTATCGCATGCCACACAATCATGGAAACGGTTGGGTGATCTACTCAGTAGTCGATGGAATAATCGAAATGGGAACCTATGCTTTAATTGGGGATATGAACCTAATTAAAAAGGAAAAGCATCAAGTTCAAATTGGGAGTAGCGAAGTGTACTTCCCTGGAGATATTCACGATACTCAATGTGTAAGTGATTCTGTCATCATTCTAAGATTAACAAGCTGTGATTTAAAAGAAGAAGAGAAACAAGGGAGAATAAAGAAATTTCAAAAACCTTGTTCGCTTAAAACTTAATAGATAATTTTTTTGAAGAGAGTCTTGTCGCGACCTTCATGAGTTTTATGAACGTAGGGCATTCAAGATGATTCTCAGCTTTGCAATTTGAAGCGTGAATAAGAGAGTCTCGAACCGCAGTGAGTTTTGCTATTTTCTTGTCAATTTCTTTGGCCTTTTCTTTGAGTGTTGATCTGTCTATTTGAACATCGTGATTAGACTGATTAAACATAGATGCAATTTCATCTAAGCTAAAGCCTGCAAGACGTCCAAGATTAATCAAAGCGAGGCGTTCGAGAACACTGGAATGGTATTGTCTGCGAAGTCCCTTTCTTCCTGTGCTGCTGATAAGACCAATTTCTTCGTAGTAGCGCAAAGTTGATGTTGAGACATGTGATTGTTTTGAAACGTTACCAATATCCAAGAAGACTCCGTTGATAATCGAGAATAGGTAATATTAATTCCTGCCTCGTTGAATATCAAGAGGTCTTAATAGAGTCACTAAGGTGTAGGAGAAAAGTATGGTGCTTGTAGTATGGTCGATCACTCTTTTAGCTTTTGTCGTTTCTTTGGTAAAAGATAAGGAGCGTACCTTGAGGGCCGCAAAGCATAGTTGGAACTCTTTTAAAAATTTAACCTCTGGCGTACTTGCAATGGTTGGAATAGTGGGATTAATGTTAGCGGTTGTCTCTCCTGAAGTCCTGAAAATGATTTTTACCTATAAAGGATTTATGGGATTTGTTATCGTCTCAAGTGTGGGTGCGATTGTTACAATTCCAGGACCGATTGCTTTTCCACTCGCGGGATCATTACTAAAAATTGGAGCGAGCTATGGAACGATCGCTTCTTTCATTACAACTTTAACAATGGTTGGTCTTGTCACTTCACCTCTTGAAGCTTCTTACTTTGGAAAAAAGTTTACATTTATGCGCCAGCTTTTTAGTTTTCTTGCGGCCATTGCGATAGGACTCATCATGGGAGCATTTATATGATTGTAGAGATCATTAGAAAGTATCGTCTTTTTATGATTGTGATTTTGATTAATGTTCTCTTGTTTTTTGTTATGCCTGACATCGCTCAAAAATCGATGACCAATTCATTTAATTTTTTATTTGAGGTATTAAAAATTCTTCCACCGGTGATGTTGTTGATGGGACTTTTTGAAGTGTGGGTGTCTCGGGAAACTATTGAAAATCATCTTGGAGCTGAATCAGGTTTTCATGGATCTCTTATTGCCATTCTTTTAGGATCAGTCGCAGTCGGCCCGCTATTTACAGCGTTTCCCATTGCTCTTTCGTTAAAGAATAAAGGGGTACGGACTTCCAATATCGTTATTTTTTTAGGATCGTGGGCGACGATCAAGATTCCCATGATACTTATGGAAAGTAGCTTTATTGGACTTCGATTTGCCATTATGCGTTTAGTTATTACCATTCCTTTTATTCTGGGAATTGGTTACTTAATGGAAAAAATTTTAAAAAATCAGCAAGTCACACAGGTGGCAGTAAATGGGCCTTAAGTTTTTCCTTAATTGATTCAGGGATTGGAGTAGATTTTTGATTTGCATAATCAAAGCAGACTAAAAAAGATTTTCCGCGGCTGACAATTATGCCGTCTTGTATTGCTTCTTGTACGAGAACAAAAGAAGAGTTTCCAATCTTTTCTACTGCCGTTTTTACAGTAACAGATTTTTGATAATATCCTTGTGCCAGATAATCAATTTCTAATCTCGCAATGATGAGGTTCCATTTTTTGGGATCAAGGTCGGGGACAAAGTATTCGAAAATTGATCTTCGGCCTTCTTCAAACCAAGTTGCAATACTGGCATTGTTAATATGCCCTAAAGCATCGGTGTCGTTGAAGCGAGGTTTAAAAGTGTATTCCATAAGCTGTCCAGTTTGAAAGTCGATCAATTTATTAATTCACGCAGGTAATTTTCAAGAGCAATATTAAATTCTTCAGGCTTCTCCAGCATCGGATAATGACCAACCCCTTCAATCACAGAGTAATTAAAGTCAGCAAAGTATTTTCTATTAATCTGTTTATTCGTAACACCAACATCAGAATTAATGGCCCTTACAGGAATATTAAGTTTCTTAGCAAAGTCTCGAGCATCAGTTTGATAAAGAGGCTCAATGCACTTAATTGCAAAGTCCGGGCTATTTGTTAAAAACTCATTTTGAAGTTGAGTCTTAACTTCTGGAGGAGTGTCTTTTGCAAAGAGGTATTGGGGAAGAACATTTTCAACAGTGGCCTTAAAGTCTTTACGATAAAGATCAAACAGCTGGCCGGCCTGCTCAAGAGTTATCATTTGATCCAAATCTTTTAATGTATCAACTAAGATTAAAGCTTTTACGTTTGGAATTTTAACGGCAGCTTCAGTCGCGTAGACGCCACTCATTGAATGGCCCACTAAAATAATATCTTTGACCGACAGATCATCAGCAACCGCGACAATATCCTTCGCGTAATTTTCTGCTGTCCACTTAGTTCTCATTCTTCCAGAGTCGCCATGTCCCGCCAGATCCATTTGGACGATAAGATATTTATCTGAAAAGAAATCTCGCTGAGAATCCCACCAGCGCTTATTACCAAGCCAGCCATGGACAAAAAGCAAGGCCGTTTCGCCATTGCCTGATACTTCATAAGAAATTTGAGTTTGATCGTTTGATAAGACTGTTTTTTTCATGTTAAAAGCATAACAAGTCTACTTAAGGATAGAAATAAATTTATACCAGGTCTTTAATTTTATACTGACCTAATTCATCGAGAAAAGATTTTTGTGCTTTGTGAAGATAGGACTTAAGCTTGCATCCTGGACTGAGCCTACACGTATTTGATTTACTATCAAAACATTCAACTAACGTTAGGTCTTCAAATTGAATGAGAACTTCTGACAACGAAATATTAAGGGCACTCTTATTAAGAAAAATCCCACCAGCAGGCCCTGGAGTAGAAGTAATATATCCCAGCTCAGAGAGTCTATTCACAACAACACTTAAGTGATTTTTCTTAATTTTATAAAACTCCGCTATTTCCTTAATCGTTGCTTTTTCTTCCATTTGAAGAAATGTAAGCACGCGTAGTGAATAATCGGTTTTTAATGTAAGTTTCATCGTTATTTAAAACTACCACAAAGTTTAAATTTATTATAGGGCCTTATAAAAAACTCAGCTTTTGGGTTTCGCAGCGACAAATGAATCGCTTAAAATCTTCTTTGAAGAAACCCCTTTCATAAAGACCGTTTGCTTAATCTTTTTAACCATATCGGGATCACCGCAAACCATAACAGTCGTATTAAATTTATCTATGAAGCTATTTTGCAGAAGCTCTATCAGGTCTCCCTTGATAAAACCTTCACGCTCTTCACCTTTTAAATAAACAGGAGAGTAACTAAATTGCTCAAATTTATTCTCAAGATTTTTTAAATACTCAATCAGGTATAAACTCTCGATCGTAAGACCGCCGTGATAGAGTCTTATTTTATTTTTGAAGCCTCTTGCAAGGGCATCAATAGCTATACCCATGAGAGGTGCTAGTCCTGTTCCTACACCTAGAAGAAGCAGGTCATCGTTAAACATTTCCTGGGTCAAATAACATTCACCAATAGGACCGTTAACTTTAATCATTTTTCCTATCAAATCTGTATCATAAAGCCAGCTGGACATGACCCCGCCGTGCATCTTTCTTACGTGAAATTTAATAATGCGATCATTGGAGACGCTGGCAATTGAATAAGAGCGGGATAAGTTGTCATCTCGAATGATATTCAGAAACTGACCAGCATGATAGGCAAGAGGAGTGACAAGTCGAATAGCTAAAATAACAACACTCGACGAAACTCTATCCTGCGAAAGGATTTGTCCCACAATTTGATTATTGGATTCTGCAGGTTTTGTGACCTCAAAATCTTTAGTCAGACGCTGCTGGCAGGAAAGAAATAAACCAGACTCTTTTTTTTGAGCGCTTAATCCTTTTTGAGCAATAGCGTCTGCACCTGAAGTTGTCTTCAATGTGCATGACTGGCAAACTCCTCCTCTGCATGAGTTGGGAATTATCTGACCGTTTCGAATTAAACAATCCAAAACGGTTTCAGATTCATGGCCTTCAAATATATGTTCATTGTATTTTAAAAGAGGCATTTCTAGTTATCCTTCTCTGTTTAAAACCTGTCCGCGTACACTTTCTGCGATAGCTCCAACTTGCATGATTAATTCTTTGGGAACATTTAACTCCACCAAAGTTCCTGCGAGTAATTCAATTACTGCATCGACGTGAGAGTCGTTTAATCCTCTTTCAACAAGGTGTTTGTGACCATCTCTCATATTCTGGCCGCTGTAGTTAACCGGGCCACCGAAAGCGTAAGTTAAAAAAGATTTTTGTTTTGCAATCTGCTCGTCCATATCAACATCGTCAAAGAATCTGCTGATTCGGTCATCTGCTAAAACTTTGCGATAAAAAATATCTACTGCTGCATCAACTGCTTGCTCGCCACCAATTTGCTCATAGACTGAACTCATATAATCTCCTTTAGATCCGTATTGATATATTTTAAATATATCAATTGGCGTGAACGGTAAACTTAATTTTTAAGAAAATGATGGGGTCAAGTTTCCTCCTTTTTGAAAATTGGAGATTTTACGGGGCCTTGGAGAAGTTAGGTCTTATTTAATTTCAAGTGCTTAACTTGGTTGATTTATAGCCATTAGTTAATCATTTGTGAATTAAATTCACTTTTAGTTATCTGAGTTCTTCTGTAAAAAATTGAAATGCAAAGTTTTAAAAATCTAAAAATGTTTATGAAAAATCCTATTGAGCTTTTGGATGAAAAGTTTTCACCAGAATCATCGGGAGGAGTTCAAAAAATAAAGATTGGGCCTAAAAGGTTCATCCTGGTGTTTGATCCAGAGATCGCTCATGAGGTTTTGCTTGGAAAGGATAATACGTTCGTTCAAAACAGGGTCATCTTTGATCGCATAAAACCTATTACTGGTGAAAAAGGTTTAGTTCAATTGAATGGAAAATTGTCTGAAGAAACTCGTCATAAGTTTATGCCAATGTTCACACCTCAAAACTTAGCGAAGATGAAAGAGCAAATCTTAGTCAATACCGAAGAGGCCTTAGCTGAACTTCGTCCGAATACTGAAATCGAAATTGCCTCTGTTATGGCAGATCTTGTTTTAAGAAATGCTTTCAAGTTATTTTTAGGACTGGATATTAAGCATGAAGCAAAAGAGATGGCAGAAGAGTTCCAGGAATTAAATACACTTTGTGGTGAGCGAATGATTTCGCTTTTTCCAATGCCGCTAGCATTTCCCACTTCGAAAAATAGAAGAATAAAATATTTAAGATCGAGCTTACGCTTAAAGATAGCAGCTGCACTCAAAACCAATAAACCAGACAGTAGTATCAACATCCATAAATTGTTTCAGAATGACGATACATTGATTGATCAATGCATGACTTTTTTATTTGCAGGCCATGAAACGACGGCCTCGTCACTTTCTTTCACTTTTCTTCTGCTCGGCAATCATCCTGAGTACCGTCAGAGAATTATAGCAGGGGATGAAGGTCTCGCTCTGATGGTTTACAAAGAGGCCTTAAGACTTTATCCGCCGGCGTATATGCTGGTCAGGCAAGCAACACGAGGAGCGGTTCTCGGTGGTGTCGAAGTTAAAAAAGGGGATCAGGTTATTATTGGTGTAAAACAAATTCATCGGCATCCATCTTTTCATCAGTCGGCAGCAACATTTATCCCCGAGAGATTTAAAGAGTCAACTCGCGCCTTCTTACCATTTGGAGCTGGCCCGAAGGATTGTATTGGAGAAGGACTGGCCTATATTGAGGCCTTAACTATCATTAAAAGTTTTTGCAAAAGTTTTGAATTTTCGTCGCTTCAAAAAGAAATTACAAGTTTTCCTCTTGTGACTCTTCATCCTGGGGCCGGACAGTATTTAAGTCTATCGGAGCTGAGTCATGGGTGAACGAATGTTAATGGGTCTTCAAACCCTGGAAGAAAGAATTGAGAGTCTGGTTTTAAAGTATGAAGCTGTTTCAAAAATCAGAGACAGAAGACTCTTTACTCATTTTTTAGCTAATGGCTACAAAGTGACAACCCTGAGTTGTGTTTCTTCAAAAGACTCGGATAATGTCGTTTATGCAAAAATATGCCTGGGGATGATCATCACTCTTTATGATGACCTGGCAGATAATCCTCAATACTATAATCCAAAACTTTTAAAATATTTATACCAACTCAATGTCGGTGAAAATTATTCTCATTATCCAGTGCTCGATCCAGTAGACTTGTCGACTTATGATCTTGCTTATCAGCTTTTTTCAAATTTGCAGACAACGATTCAGTCTTTTTCAGGTTACTCATCAATGGTTGAAGTTCTCGCCTTTGATATTAAGCAAGTCTTCCTGGCCAATCAGTATTCTGAGTTAATCACGGCCAATCCAGATATGAGAAATATGACGGAGAGTAAAAGTCTAGGTCCATACAATATGGGAATGGTGGCCGCGGGAACAATTGATTTAATGGCCTCAACTTATTTTAATAAGGCAGAGATGGGGCAGATTAGAGAGTTTCTGATTAAGGGGCAAAGGCTTGGCAGAATTGGGAATTTAGTTTCAACATATGAGCGAGAGTTAAGTGAAGGTGATGTGACCAATGAGATTTTACTTGATCCATCTGGAGCAACAAATTATAAAAATGTTTTAATGAAAGAGTTTTACGAAGGTCTTTTAGATATCAAAAAACTTGAAGATGAAGTCAAAAGTATCGATCTTAATTCTTATATTGATGGACTACTAAAGCTCTATCATCTGCATATCGATCTTGAAGGAATCATATGACAAAAGCAGTTGTGATTGGTGGTGGGATCGCGGGACTCGCGGCCGCTAAGGTTTTAAGTCCTCACTTTAAACAAGTCATTATTTACGACAAGGGAGAAATTAAGCAGTCTCTTCATCAGCATGTTCTTTTAAAGTCTGGTCAGACAATTCTTGAAAACCTCTTTCCTGGCATTAAGAAAAAACTGGCACTGGCCGGGTGTCTTGAGATTGACTGGGCAAAAGACACTCTTTGGGAAAATTTTGATGGATCTTTTCCAAGGTATGATTCATCTGTCAAAACTTTATCGATGAGCAGAATCCTGCTTCAGAAAATGATCATTAAAGAACTCGCGAGTATGCCAAATATTCAGTTTAAAGATGAGAGAGTTGAGAAGATTGCAGACCTAGAGGCTTCGTTGGTTGTTGTGGCCGGTGGACAGAACTTTCCTCTCAATAGATTTGCAGGCAGCGTTTATTCAAAAGAGAAAATTCTTTCTATCGATTTAACTTACAGAAGTTATGTTTTTAATCAGAATGAATTACAGCTGGATGGATTTAAACAATATTATTATCAAATAGACCCTCCTAAATCTTTACTAGGAGGAGTCATTTGCCCGATCGAAGATGGCAAGGCCATGGTCACAATCATTGAAAAAGAAGCAAGAGTTTCGAAGTGTGAAAGTTATGAAGATTTCTTAAATAAAGCAAGACAGATACCTGGTGGCAAATTTTATGAAATTATTAAAAATGCTCAACCACTAACACCAATGGCAACATTCAGAAAGACGAATACCTATAGAAGAATTTTAGATGAAAAGAAAATCGCTAAAGGCATCGTCATCATAGGGGATGTACTTAATTCTTTAAATCCTGTTTTCGGACAAGGGATGACCCTCTCACTTATGCAGGTCGAGCTTTTAGAAAAAATGTTATCAAGTAAGAATTTTGATGAAAAAAACTTTCATATAAAATGTAATGGCCTGGGAGTTATTCCATACTTGCTTTCCAAAACAGGTTCTGAAGAAAAAAGCTTTGGAAAAACTATTTTAAGACTATACCTACAGCTTTGCCAAAAATCGCGAGGCCTTCATCATCACTTCTTAAAAGTCCTACACGGGCTTGGTTCCCCAGGGAAAGCAATATGATCACACTTCATCAATACCCAGAGGCCTTTGGCCTTTCCAGCTTAAGCCCATTTTGCATCAAAGTAGAATTCTTTTTAAAGGTCGCCAAGCTTCCTTATAAGAATCACGTTGAAGTTAATCCAGCAAAAGGTCCAAAAGGAAAAATGCCCTTTATTAATGTTGATGGAGATAAAATTCCGGATTCGAGTTTTATCATCGACTATTTAATGAATAAACATTCTCTAAA carries:
- a CDS encoding S8/S53 family peptidase — protein: MNAECINSKDECINTADKNLWAQNLTGIDLYRDNFKDHHKIKIGVWDLPTSIEKVKGIGPDLRKKLNQGNLNWEKAKKPDAPEELEHAYLVSNLIAGVPSISTGKSGVITNIGVIENDGGGYKAILEDLKKYPELVPDLVNISHDNKPYDFDPAAKELKTYLKDTIFICSSGNYYPSKADSEGDSPCIFVGSIADDGRVSEFSAEGRSVNILAPADISIMSFDGKEPSKFGGTSAASPYVAGVVSDFLSEIYPLKIDRKKLVEILDKTSLKNQQNLKSSFSNAGIINSFKLHEVALRLKSNPELINSDSLFDFSKELNKDLMSAAVSLVQMDCVKRKEAIKFLRKVFFLSAQNSIEQKDAAKALLAFDDNLVANKSFYESFIEKNKLDLGELYKSDESTHSRIVRSLFDLFPSEDVIKGLESDLNKLSGSASVALMKELAKRNIRKDLIEKIMKDSPAKMDSGMSLKEWGDYLIERFMNVENI
- a CDS encoding GrpB family protein, with product MLLKPYEDYSKHVNDLFVILSKELRSILPDARIEHIGSSAVPGSISKGDLDVFVGVDHSHFNQALSLIKSLDFYEKKGTFRSDELCMLVTDKFNYDVAVQLVSNGSEFEDFLKFRDLLKTNDEFVKEYNEVKLMAQYLDGNEYRQKKSIFITKILNS
- a CDS encoding helix-turn-helix domain-containing protein; this encodes MDIGNVSKQSHVSTSTLRYYEEIGLISSTGRKGLRRQYHSSVLERLALINLGRLAGFSLDEIASMFNQSNHDVQIDRSTLKEKAKEIDKKIAKLTAVRDSLIHASNCKAENHLECPTFIKLMKVATRLSSKKLSIKF
- a CDS encoding permease; amino-acid sequence: MIVEIIRKYRLFMIVILINVLLFFVMPDIAQKSMTNSFNFLFEVLKILPPVMLLMGLFEVWVSRETIENHLGAESGFHGSLIAILLGSVAVGPLFTAFPIALSLKNKGVRTSNIVIFLGSWATIKIPMILMESSFIGLRFAIMRLVITIPFILGIGYLMEKILKNQQVTQVAVNGP
- a CDS encoding acyl-CoA thioesterase; this translates as MEYTFKPRFNDTDALGHINNASIATWFEEGRRSIFEYFVPDLDPKKWNLIIARLEIDYLAQGYYQKSVTVKTAVEKIGNSSFVLVQEAIQDGIIVSRGKSFLVCFDYANQKSTPIPESIKEKLKAHLLPPV
- a CDS encoding alpha/beta fold hydrolase; protein product: MKKTVLSNDQTQISYEVSGNGETALLFVHGWLGNKRWWDSQRDFFSDKYLIVQMDLAGHGDSGRMRTKWTAENYAKDIVAVADDLSVKDIILVGHSMSGVYATEAAVKIPNVKALILVDTLKDLDQMITLEQAGQLFDLYRKDFKATVENVLPQYLFAKDTPPEVKTQLQNEFLTNSPDFAIKCIEPLYQTDARDFAKKLNIPVRAINSDVGVTNKQINRKYFADFNYSVIEGVGHYPMLEKPEEFNIALENYLRELIN
- a CDS encoding RrF2 family transcriptional regulator, yielding MKLTLKTDYSLRVLTFLQMEEKATIKEIAEFYKIKKNHLSVVVNRLSELGYITSTPGPAGGIFLNKSALNISLSEVLIQFEDLTLVECFDSKSNTCRLSPGCKLKSYLHKAQKSFLDELGQYKIKDLV
- a CDS encoding 2Fe-2S iron-sulfur cluster binding domain-containing protein, with protein sequence MPLLKYNEHIFEGHESETVLDCLIRNGQIIPNSCRGGVCQSCTLKTTSGADAIAQKGLSAQKKESGLFLSCQQRLTKDFEVTKPAESNNQIVGQILSQDRVSSSVVILAIRLVTPLAYHAGQFLNIIRDDNLSRSYSIASVSNDRIIKFHVRKMHGGVMSSWLYDTDLIGKMIKVNGPIGECYLTQEMFNDDLLLLGVGTGLAPLMGIAIDALARGFKNKIRLYHGGLTIESLYLIEYLKNLENKFEQFSYSPVYLKGEEREGFIKGDLIELLQNSFIDKFNTTVMVCGDPDMVKKIKQTVFMKGVSSKKILSDSFVAAKPKS
- a CDS encoding group I truncated hemoglobin, encoding MSSVYEQIGGEQAVDAAVDIFYRKVLADDRISRFFDDVDMDEQIAKQKSFLTYAFGGPVNYSGQNMRDGHKHLVERGLNDSHVDAVIELLAGTLVELNVPKELIMQVGAIAESVRGQVLNREG
- a CDS encoding cytochrome P450, with translation MKNPIELLDEKFSPESSGGVQKIKIGPKRFILVFDPEIAHEVLLGKDNTFVQNRVIFDRIKPITGEKGLVQLNGKLSEETRHKFMPMFTPQNLAKMKEQILVNTEEALAELRPNTEIEIASVMADLVLRNAFKLFLGLDIKHEAKEMAEEFQELNTLCGERMISLFPMPLAFPTSKNRRIKYLRSSLRLKIAAALKTNKPDSSINIHKLFQNDDTLIDQCMTFLFAGHETTASSLSFTFLLLGNHPEYRQRIIAGDEGLALMVYKEALRLYPPAYMLVRQATRGAVLGGVEVKKGDQVIIGVKQIHRHPSFHQSAATFIPERFKESTRAFLPFGAGPKDCIGEGLAYIEALTIIKSFCKSFEFSSLQKEITSFPLVTLHPGAGQYLSLSELSHG